Proteins from a genomic interval of Alosa alosa isolate M-15738 ecotype Scorff River chromosome 8, AALO_Geno_1.1, whole genome shotgun sequence:
- the LOC125299576 gene encoding trace amine-associated receptor 13c-like encodes MCHFKQMHTPTNVLLLSLAVSDIFVGIFLMPLQFIWLIESCWLFGTTICAFVNFMSFYLVCASVHNVALIAVDRYLALSNPFFYSTKITVNLIIFVVSLNWMFSLGYNVALLYCNGFFTHALTLCPSECPIIVNKIWSFVDLVVVFVLPCFIMLVLYLKVFAIAKRHVNAITRVANSNPDSKSDVPKRSERKAAKVLGILVSVFLLCLVPYYICSFMVESIQRQIFNDLLKYMTTLFYFNSLFNPIIYALFYPWFQKSMIIIVRCRICSPESSLMQVK; translated from the coding sequence ATGTGTCACttcaaacaaatgcacacaccaaCTAATGTGCTTCTCCTCTCTTTAGCTGTGTCAGATATTTTTGTAGGAATATTTCTGATGCCACTGCAATTCATCTGGCTGATAGAGTCATGCTGGCTTTTTGGGACAACCATTTGTGCTTTTGTCAATTTCATGTCATTCTATTTGGTATGTGCGTCTGTTCATAATGTGGCTCTCATTGCAGTGGACCGATACCTGGCTCTGAGCAATCCCTTTTTCTATTCAACGAAAATCACCGTGAACCTCATTATCTTTGTAGTATCTCTGAACTGGATGTTTTCTCTGGGGTACAACGTTGCTCTTCTGTACTGCAATGGTTTCTTCACTCATGCTCTAACACTGTGCCCAAGCGAGTGCCCCATTATTGTGAATAAGATATGGTCCTTTGTGGATCTTGTGGTTGTGTTTGTATTGCCATGCTTCATTATGTTAGTACTGTACCTCAAAGTCTTTGCCATTGCCAAGAGACATGTCAATGCCATCACCAGGGTGGCTAATAGCAATCCAGATTCCAAGAGTGATGTGCCCAAACGATCTGAGAGAAAAGCTGCAAAAGTGCTTGGTATACTGGTGTCTGTCTTTTTGTTATGCTTGGTGCCCTATTATATATGCAGCTTTATGGTTGAGAGTATccaaagacagatttttaatgATTTGTTAAAATATATGACAACACTATTTTACTTTAATTCTTTATTCAATCCAATTATTTATGCTTTGTTCTACCCGTGGTTTCAAAAGAGCATGATAATAATTGTAAGGTGTCGTATATGTAGCCCCGAGTCTTCTCTCATGCAGGTGAAGTGA
- the si:ch211-22i13.2 gene encoding suppressor protein SRP40, protein MSSKDSKARRSESSSRTDERRRSTSSGGDRHKRKRSRSRSSSSSSSSSSSSSSDSSSSSSSSSSSSSRSSSRSRSSSSSSRDSHSKSRKAPKKVKKEKHNKKKGKKEKKNKRKKDKKSKVEEEPSGPVQISKYLKGKKKGKFSMISGRKIKMKVKKSKKDKQMDKNRAELLEFLNSTL, encoded by the exons ATG TCATCAAAGGATTCCAAGGCAAGGAGAAGCGAGTCAAGTAGTCGAACAGATGAACGAAGGCGGTCCACGAGTAGTG GGGGAGACCGCCACAAGCGGAAACGCAGTCGAAGCAGATCGTCATCAAgttcatcctcatcatcatcttcctcgTCGTCCGATTCGTCATCCTCGTCTTCTTCATCGTCGTCTTCCTCATCTCGCTCTTCCTCCCGCAGCAGAAGTAGCAGTTCTAGCAGCAGAG ATTCTCACAGCAAGTCAAGGAAGGCCCCAAAGAAAGTGAAAAAGGAGAAGCACAACAAAAAG AAGGggaagaaggagaaaaagaacaaaagaaaaaaggacaaaaaatcCAAAGTAGAGGAGGAACCTTCTGGACCTGTGCAGATCTCAAAG TACCTAAAAGGGAAAAAGAAGGGCAAATTCAGCATGATCTCAGGGAGGAAGATCAAAATGAAAGTGAAGAAGTCAAAGAAAGACAAGCAG ATGGACAAGAATCGTGCCGAGCTGCTCGAGTTCCTCAATTCAACATTATAA
- the rd3 gene encoding protein RD3, with product MASWFGWGGSEPQYRSPRREPSEVVTDTLMLELSWQLKEAERLQRERDSEYRRLKTGVDYSWLVSTPRSSFDISPGERHALEELCAKVPPAHCGAVILRFRQVLEENEPEVLEVPGLFRSVLLESLERVREEEEAQRLSQQWNSRQRAVSMSLLSFRSRVRINPFGSSAHLTSTANGGPGDAYEPEVKTVSEDVERGLGAVPGMRAGGTGRAPRVCSMPDFRHQGINGHVG from the exons ATGGCGTCGTGGTTTGGCTGGGGGGGCAGCGAGCCGCAGTACCGGAGCCCCCGGCGGGAGCCCTCGGAGGTGGTGACGGACACGCTGATGCTGGAGCTCAGCTGGCAGCTGAAGGAGGCCGAGAGGTTGCAGCGCGAGCGTGACAGCGAGTACCGGCGCCTGAAGACTGGTGTGGACTACAGCTGGCTGGTCAGCACACCCCGCAGCAGCTTCGACATCAGCCCCGGCGAGCGCCACGCCCTCGAGGAACTGTGCGCCAAGGTGCCGCCGGCGCACTGTGGCGCCGTCATACTCCG GTTCCGCCAGGTTCTGGAGGAGAACGAGCCGGAGGTGCTGGAGGTGCCAGGCCTGTTCCGTTCGGTGTTGCTGGAGTCGCTGGAGCGCGtgcgtgaggaggaggaggcgcagCGTCTCTCCCAGCAGTGGAACAGCCGCCAGCGCGCTGTCAGCATGTCCCTGCTCAGCTTCCGCAGCCGTGTCCGCATCAACCCGTTCGGCAGCAGCGCGCACCTCACCTCCACGGCCAACGGGGGCCCTGGCGACGCCTACGAGCCCGAGGTCAAGACTGTGTCCGAGGACGTGGAGAGGGGGCTCGGGGCCGTGCCGGGGATGAGGGCTGGAGGAACTGGACGAGCCCCccgtgtgtgcagcatgcctgaCTTCAGGCACCAGGGCATAAATGGCCATGTTGGGTGA